From a single Rutidosis leptorrhynchoides isolate AG116_Rl617_1_P2 chromosome 5, CSIRO_AGI_Rlap_v1, whole genome shotgun sequence genomic region:
- the LOC139847963 gene encoding uncharacterized protein isoform X1 has product MAALSSKMNVLKSVCFTLRRRTMSITTSDKGKMNIDCAKISTSVANLQGKGIIWDGANKDKQRIAAAIDDDSKIPVRLGGGYKLPIEEASSMPLSRVEEGKQPPSSSIDHSTNHCPSPLQLNTAVATETTETEEDYALEYTLDSAPRFLSPKEKSMWDPQILKVSYNDMYKTLSHEQQRLWLKAHFVLRRRCCADLFEERRFVESDEDEKHMREREKREREKRKMMLRDVVHPPPPILPSPEKSQMASYIDDEDQSDSEVEIIEFDIVCSDGIMIDGGIFEMESRMIQAYYYIGLTSIEVESNSEIIKKVEFFCKERVQICDHYRHDQLLRRHKLNEFNSIFYQLHRADALDLIIAAFDLNIISLMELMMEEVAHLISKMTTDEVYNIFSVNLKHYNPKKFQWMKEFLEGYECF; this is encoded by the exons ATGGCGGCTTTATCATCCAAAATGAATGTTCTCAAATCAGTTTGTTTTACTCTCCGACGACGGACCATGTCAATTACGACGAGTGACAAGGGGAAAATGAATATCGATTGTGCCAAAATTAGTACTTCCGTTGCCAACCTGCAAGG AAAAGGAATAATTTGGGATGGAGCTAATAAGGATAAACAACGAATAGCAGCAGCGATTGATGATGATTCAAAGATACCAG tacGTTTAGGAGGAGGATATAAATTGCCCATTGAAGAAGCATCAAGCATGCCATTATCAAGAGTAGAAGAAGGAAAGCAGCCACCATCTAGTTCAATTGATCATTCAACGAATCACTGTCCATCGCCACTTCAACTTAATACAG CAGTTGCGACTGAGACTACTGAGACTGAGGAGGACTATGCTCTTGAATATACTCTTGATTCAGCACCACGCTTCCTGAGCC CTAAAGAAAAGAGTATGTGGGATCCTCAGATATTAAAAGTGTCATACAACGATATGTATAAAACCCTATCTCATGAACAACA ACGGCTATGGCTAAAAGCACATTTCGTTTTAAGAAGAAG GTGTTGCGCCGATTTATTTGAAGAGAGAAGATTTGTTGAAAGTGATGAGGATGAAAAACATATGCGTGAGAGGGAGAAGCGTGAGAGGGAGAAGAGGAAGATGATGTTAAGGGATGTAGTCCACCCACCCCCACCCATACTTCCATCCCCAGAAAAATCACAAATGGCATCATATATTGATGATGAAGACCAAAGTGATAGCGAAGTAGAAATCATTGAGTTTGATATTGTTTGTTCGGACGGGATAATGATTGACGGCGGCATCTTTGAAATGGAGTCTAGAATGATCCAAGCCTATTACTATATCGGATTAACCTCCATAGAAGTCGAAAGCAATAGCGAGATTATTAAGAAGGTTGAATTCTTTTGTAAAGAACGTGTGCAAATCTGCGATCATTATCGCCATGATCAACTCCTCCGACGACATAAATTGAATGAGTTCAATTCCATATTTTACCAACTCCATCGGGCCGATGCTCTTGATCTTATTATT GCTGCTTTTGATTTGAATATAATAAGCCTCATGGAGTTGATGATGGAAGAGGTTGCTCACTTGATCTCCAAAATGACTACCGATGAGGTTTACAACATCTTTTCCGTGAATttgaaacattataatcccaagaaaTTTCAATGGATGAAAGAATTTCTCGAGGGTTATGAGTGCTTTTAA
- the LOC139847963 gene encoding uncharacterized protein isoform X2, protein MAALSSKMNVLKSVCFTLRRRTMSITTSDKGKMNIDCAKISTSVANLQGKGIIWDGANKDKQRIAAAIDDDSKIPVRLGGGYKLPIEEASSMPLSRVEEGKQPPSSSIDHSTNHCPSPLQLNTAVATETTETEEDYALEYTLDSAPRFLSQKSMWDPQILKVSYNDMYKTLSHEQQRLWLKAHFVLRRRCCADLFEERRFVESDEDEKHMREREKREREKRKMMLRDVVHPPPPILPSPEKSQMASYIDDEDQSDSEVEIIEFDIVCSDGIMIDGGIFEMESRMIQAYYYIGLTSIEVESNSEIIKKVEFFCKERVQICDHYRHDQLLRRHKLNEFNSIFYQLHRADALDLIIAAFDLNIISLMELMMEEVAHLISKMTTDEVYNIFSVNLKHYNPKKFQWMKEFLEGYECF, encoded by the exons ATGGCGGCTTTATCATCCAAAATGAATGTTCTCAAATCAGTTTGTTTTACTCTCCGACGACGGACCATGTCAATTACGACGAGTGACAAGGGGAAAATGAATATCGATTGTGCCAAAATTAGTACTTCCGTTGCCAACCTGCAAGG AAAAGGAATAATTTGGGATGGAGCTAATAAGGATAAACAACGAATAGCAGCAGCGATTGATGATGATTCAAAGATACCAG tacGTTTAGGAGGAGGATATAAATTGCCCATTGAAGAAGCATCAAGCATGCCATTATCAAGAGTAGAAGAAGGAAAGCAGCCACCATCTAGTTCAATTGATCATTCAACGAATCACTGTCCATCGCCACTTCAACTTAATACAG CAGTTGCGACTGAGACTACTGAGACTGAGGAGGACTATGCTCTTGAATATACTCTTGATTCAGCACCACGCTTCCTGAGCC AAAAGAGTATGTGGGATCCTCAGATATTAAAAGTGTCATACAACGATATGTATAAAACCCTATCTCATGAACAACA ACGGCTATGGCTAAAAGCACATTTCGTTTTAAGAAGAAG GTGTTGCGCCGATTTATTTGAAGAGAGAAGATTTGTTGAAAGTGATGAGGATGAAAAACATATGCGTGAGAGGGAGAAGCGTGAGAGGGAGAAGAGGAAGATGATGTTAAGGGATGTAGTCCACCCACCCCCACCCATACTTCCATCCCCAGAAAAATCACAAATGGCATCATATATTGATGATGAAGACCAAAGTGATAGCGAAGTAGAAATCATTGAGTTTGATATTGTTTGTTCGGACGGGATAATGATTGACGGCGGCATCTTTGAAATGGAGTCTAGAATGATCCAAGCCTATTACTATATCGGATTAACCTCCATAGAAGTCGAAAGCAATAGCGAGATTATTAAGAAGGTTGAATTCTTTTGTAAAGAACGTGTGCAAATCTGCGATCATTATCGCCATGATCAACTCCTCCGACGACATAAATTGAATGAGTTCAATTCCATATTTTACCAACTCCATCGGGCCGATGCTCTTGATCTTATTATT GCTGCTTTTGATTTGAATATAATAAGCCTCATGGAGTTGATGATGGAAGAGGTTGCTCACTTGATCTCCAAAATGACTACCGATGAGGTTTACAACATCTTTTCCGTGAATttgaaacattataatcccaagaaaTTTCAATGGATGAAAGAATTTCTCGAGGGTTATGAGTGCTTTTAA